The following are encoded together in the Scomber scombrus chromosome 7, fScoSco1.1, whole genome shotgun sequence genome:
- the kcnj14 gene encoding ATP-sensitive inward rectifier potassium channel 14, with amino-acid sequence MMGAARVKRRFSAVVDGPVEEEEVMRLAQSAADTARAGGSPTGSGTPTSPSPTHALNGKALPLQSNTNNARRQSAIGESVGGDTGGEGGMRAGRICSGLRSGIGSSLGGRVEGRSSSEPLSSPSTTNRRRTRRSSRRPRQRFVGKDGRCNVTFVNMSERGQRYLSDLFTTCVDIRWRWMLVIFTLSFLLSWLLFGFAFWLIASAHGDLSIRLAPSSGISGSGEAGSGGESDREAVVEEPCFLQVNSFMAAFLFSLETQTSIGYGFRSVTEECPLAVMAVVLQCIVGCIIDAFIIGAVMAKIAKPKKRNETLVFSDTAVVALRDGRLCMMWRVGNLRKSHLVEAHVRAQLLKPRVTPEGEFLPLDNEDINVGFDTGTDRIFLVSPVTVVHEINDESPFFEMDRKTLENDSELEVVVILEGMVEATAMTTQCRSSYLASEILWGHRFEPVLFERKDGYQVDYSFFHRTYEIPNTPSCSAKELAEQKYIQSSRSSFCYENEVALQLVSPDDDPDRDPECPSPPTRRQSLSEHLHYN; translated from the exons ATGATGGGAGCAGCACGTGTGAAACGCCGCTTCAGTGCTGTGGTGGATGGgccagtggaggaggaggaggtcatGAGGCTGGCACAAAGTGCTGCAGATACAGCTAGGGCAGGGGGAAGTCCAACAGGGTCAGGGACCCCAACCAGTCCCTCTCCGACCCATGCCCTCAACGGCAAAGCTCTACCTCTTCAGAGCAACACCAACAATGCACGGAGGCAGAGTGCCATTGGAGAGTCAGTTGGGGGAGACACAGGAGGAGAAGGCGGGATGAGAGCAGGAAGGATATGCTCAGGGCTAAGAAGTGGAATAGGCAGTAGTTTAGGAGGAAGAGTTGAAGGCCGGTCATCCTCAGAGCCACTCTCTTCCCCCTCCACTACCAACCGCCGGCGCACCAGGCGCTCAAGCCGCCGGCCCCGACAACGCTTTGTGGGCAAGGACGGACGCTGCAACGTCACCTTCGTCAACATGAGCGAGAGGGGCCAGCGGTACCTCAGCGACCTCTTCACCACCTGTGTGGACATCCGCTGGCGCTGGATGCTGGTCATTTTCaccctctccttccttctctcctggCTGCTCTTTGGATTTGCCTTCTGGCTCATTGCCTCCGCGCATGGGGACCTTTCCATTCGGCTTGCCCCCAGCTCAGGAATCTCAGGATCAGGAGAGGCTGGATCTGGAGGAGAGTCGGATAGAGAGGCTGTCGTTGAGGAGCCGTGCTTCCTCCAGGTGAACAGCTTTATGGCGGCCTTTCTATTCTCCTTGGAGACGCAGACATCCATCGGTTATGGATTTAGAAGCGTGACCGAAGAATGTCCCCTGGCGGTGATGGCGGTCGTTTTGCAGTGCATTGTGGGCTGCATTATTGACGCCTTCATCATCGGGGCAGTAATGGCAAAGATTGCCAAGCCCAAGAAGCGCAACGAGACACTGGTCTTCTCTGACACAGCTGTGGTGGCGCTGAGGGATGGCAGACTGTGCATGATGTGGAGGGTTGGAAACCTACGCAAGAGTCACCTGGTAGAGGCGCATGTCCGAGCACAACTACTGAAG CCAAGGGTAACTCCAGAGGGAGAGTTCCTTCCACTGGATAATGAGGACATCAATGTGGGTTTTGACACTGGCACAGACCGCATCTTCTTGGTGTCACCGGTGACAGTTGTCCATGAGATCAACGACGAGTCTCCATTCTTCGAGATGGACCGAAAGACCCTAGAAAATGACTCTGAATTGGAAGTAGTTGTCATACTTGAGGGCATGGTGGAGGCCACAGCCATGACCACACAGTGCCGTAGCTCCTATCTGGCTTCCGAAATCCTCTGGGGACATCGCTTCGAACCAGTGCTCTTTGAGAGGAAAGACGGTTACCAG GTGGACTACTCATTCTTCCATCGAACATATGAGATCCCAAACACACCCTCATGCAGTGCTAAAGAACTCGCTGAGCAGAAATACATTCAAAGCTCACGCTCATCGTTCTGCTATGAGAATGAAGTGGCTTTGCAACTCGTCTCCCCTGATGATGACCCTGACCGAGACCCTGAATGTCCCTCCCCACCAACCCGAAGGCAGTCACTGTCAGAACATCTCCACTACAACTGA
- the uts2r3 gene encoding urotensin-2 receptor yields MDLSGSVPPPFPYTSPIIPNFSVPSSSPSISPSPSLASTALFCSLLSLLSLLGITGNLYTLVLLLRRRRSRRRRGAGLTCCLMTVLVPSCLANSSPSSSPISSTSSSSSLHLQVLSLALADLLYLFTAPFIVYDSLASGWAFGEVGCRLLLSLDLLTMHASIFTLTAMSLDRYRAVAHPLRTSSSNSSGLLRVGLAWGLAVALSLPMMITLHLEDEEDQESQLCVPAWDEQSSKAYLSVLFCTSILGPGLAIGALYATLGRLYWVSQTQPAWATVSSTACPPRAPKPKVLLLILGIVLAFWACFLPFWIWQLLPLYQPDMLRTVPVGTQVTVNRILTGLTYGNSCVNPFFYTLLTGKHRRNRQTLTSANQLCRKSSPLQ; encoded by the coding sequence atgGACCTCTCAGGTTCTGTGCCTCCTCCTTTCCCATACACCTCCCCTATTATCCCCAATTTCTCTGTGccatcctcctctccctccatctctccatcaccCAGCCTGGCCTCCACAGCTCTGTTCTGCTCACTCCTCTCGCTCCTCTCCCTGCTGGGCATCACAGGAAACCTGTACACTCTGGTCCTCCTCCTGAGGCGCaggagaagtagaagaagacGTGGAGCGGGACTGACCTGCTGTCTAATGACAGTACTGGTACCATCCTGCCTTGCCaactcctccccttcctcctctcccatctcctctacctcctcctcctcctctcttcaccTGCAGGTGCTGAGCCTCGCACTTGCTGATCTGCTCTACCTATTCACCGCTCCCTTCATTGTGTATGATAGTTTGGCATCTGGTTGGGCCTTTGGTGAGGTGGGCTGCCGCCTCCTCCTGAGCCTGGACCTCCTCACCATGCACGCCTCCATCTTCACTCTGACTGCCATGAGTCTGGACCGCTACCGGGCTGTGGCCCATCCCCTCCGCACTTCATCCTCCAACTCCTCTGGCCTGCTGCGTGTAGGCCTGGCCTGGGGGCTGGCTGTGGCTCTTAGCCTGCCCATGATGATCACTCTGCACCTGGAGGACGAGGAGGACCAGGAGAGCCAgctgtgtgtgcctgcatgGGACGAGCAGAGCTCCAAGGCCTATCTGAGTGTGCTATTCTGCACCAGCATTCTTGGGCCTGGACTGGCCATTGGAGCTCTTTATGCTACTCTAGGCCGGCTTTACTGGGTGTCTCAGACCCAGCCCGCCTGGGCCACTGTGAGCAGTACTGCTTGCCCTCCCCGTGCTCCCAAACCAAAAGTCCTGCTCCTCATCCTGGGCATTGTCCTGGCGTTTTGGGCCTGCTTCCTCCCTTTCTGGATCTGGCAGCTGCTGCCACTGTACCAGCCCGACATGCTGCGGACAGTACCAGTAGGAACACAAGTGACAGTGAACCGTATCCTTACAGGGCTGACATATGGAAACTCTTGTGTGAATCCGTTCTTCTACACACTATTGACTGGAAAACATAGACGTAACCGGCAGACGCTGACATCAGCAAATCAGCTTTGCCGCAAGAGCAGTCCACTGCAGTAA